The sequence CCTTTTGAATAGAATGATCAGGTATTGGATAACCATTTTGTATTTTCTGGAAATAGTATGCTGTCTGGCTCAAAACCGTACTACAGAATACGGACTTAAAGTGGGTAAATGGATAGAAAAAGAGATGAATAATGAAGAGTTAGAAATACATACAGGTAATTATAAAATAATTCAAGCGAGTGCCTATATTATTACAGATACCCTAGATAGTAATATATTTGGTATAGCTTATCCAGAACACGAAAGGATACCCTATCTTTCAATTGAGGGAAAATACGAGAACTTCATTTCAGTAAAGGATGGTACTTGGGAGACCCACGATTCTTCGGGCACTGTATATAACCGCATGTTATGGCAGGATGGATTAAATATTGAATCAGCCTCTTTCAATTCTGATGGAGATACTACAAATTATTATTATTATGACTTTCAGAATGACAGACATTACAGTTGCTATTATAGGGAGGGAGAATGCTACCTGAAAGAATATGATCCATACGGAGAAAGAGTGAGAAGATACTATCCCAATCGCAACCTAATCATCCCGGAAGCTGAGCCTGAAATTGATATAATGTTGCTTGAGAATAACATAGGAACATATCCATTAAAGTTGTCTAGTAAAAGTGCTCTGAAAATTCTTTCGATTACATCCGGATCTGGCATAGTTGAGATAATTCCTCACATTAATTCTTATCCAATTTCTATATCTCCAAATCAGGAAGCTGAATTTACATTAAAGTTTATTGCAGAACCTGAAAACATCATATATGCGTTGAGTGACACTCTTACTATACAGACACTGGATAATGACCGTATGGTTTCATATGATATTTATTGCACAATATTTCCTGTCCATATCCATGGAGGTAATCTTGAAAGTTTGGAAACAATAACATTAAGTAGAGTTAAAGACAAATACCTCCTACTTGCCCCTCTAGGTACAGAAACAGATGCCTACCTTATTTATAAAGGTAATAGACGAAGATATCACACCTTCATGGGGATGGAAACATTTATAAAGATAGATATCAGAGATTTGTCAGACGGTACTTATCCTTTAAGTATTTCGAGTTGTAATGATGGCAAAGATATATTCCTCAGAATTGTCAAATAAATTTCAGAAGTTATTCTTAAATAAGAGAATTTTAACCAACCACACCACAAAGAATTACAGAAAGTCATGGTTGGTTAAATCCTGAATAGATTCATTTCCAGTTTTGCTTATCCATTATTCCTTTCAGTCGGGCTCTTTCATCTTCCATTTTATCACTTAAGCCCAGCTGATCAATGATGTGATAGCTGTTTACCACTGCGTCTTTGAACCAGGGCATTTCTTTGCTTACATGTAATAACTTGGCAAACCCCTTCATTACCTCATTGTTTTGGATTAGATAAAAGGCATGTTCAGTCCGAAAATGTGGACTATAGTAAAATTCTTCTACTGCCCAATCCCAAACCTCTGGTTTTACATTTTTATCGCTTTTAAGCCAGCCAATTGCATAGATAGGTGAGTTAACAATATCTCCATCAAAACCAAGTAGATCCTGTAATGGTAAGCTCATAGGCTGGTCTTTAGGTAGCTTTTCTGCTAAAATTTCCTGATACAACTCGTGTGCTTTGTCGTGATTGCCCATCACATGCAGTGTATCAGCTAAGATGCGTTTGCTTCTGATTGAAGTGCTATCCAGTCCAAGCGCTTTCTGGCAATTACGTTCTGCTTCTTCGTAATAAGTTAAGATAAAATTTGTTCGTGCCAATGCATTCCAGAAGTTCGGGTCCTGTTCATCAGCCTCTTGCTTGTGTTCTGTGGCAATCTGTAATGCACGTTGAGGATATCTGTCATCATTGAATCTCTCAATTACTTGCCACAAGGCCAGTTGATTTCCAATCTGAGAGTCTAATAACCTATAAATGATACCTCGCCTGTCTGCCAGCGATTTTACGGTTTTCCATTCGTTAAACTGTTCCGGAAAGCCTACTGCAAATGGAATCACTTCATTTGTTTCGGTATGACGTGCCCGAATGTTAACCTGCACTCCTGGTTGTGAGATATATCTTGCAGTTGTAGCAATTATCTCATTTTCAAAGCTATCTATCTCAACTTGTAGCTGCAGATCCAGCTGGTTGCTTTCAGGTTTATCTTTTCTATTTTTCAAAAAATCAAAAATTCCCATGTGTTAGTAATGGTTTGTTTTCAGGCAAATTTGATGAAGCAGTTAAATCGTCTGAAAGCTATGACTTTTTTTACAGAGATAGCAAATATGTATTGTTTGTATTAATTTTACCATAGTACCTACCTATGCTCATGATAAACTCTGCACAGTCGTATATCATACGCATAATTCTATGCATAAAAAATTTGATAGGTTTGTATGCCCGGCTCTTCTCAAAGTAATTTTTGCATAGAATAAACCGTAAGATTGGTATGTGATTGGAATTCACCGCAAAAATTCTCACGCGCATAATTAAGGTCACAAACAAAGACTAAATACAACTATGCACATAAGATCTATTTCAATTGCTTATGTCTTTTCAATTGTTAGAAAGACACTGTTATATCCTTTAACTCTTCAGATAGAAAGCAAAAATGCAGACAAAAACATATGTTTGTTTAAAACAAAAGTATCTTCTACTATTTACTTATTCTATCTGCATCTTTTCATAGGGTAAAACACCATCATCAAACAAATCTAATTGCAAATCTGATTCTGTAGTGAGATAAAAAACATCTTTAAGGATTTTCGAAATTAATTCTCCTGCATAATAGATACGTTTCCCTACATCCATCATACTATAGAGTGCAGGTGTAGCAGGGCTCTGATTTTCTATAGGCTGGGCAAATTGATATAAAACTTGGTTTAAGCGCTTTCCTGTTCTGAAGTCAGGCTTTTAACTGAAATGTAGATAGCTAATCCAAAATTAGTGTCTTGTTCAGAATCACAGAATTCGGTAAAATGAGCTCTATACATTATCTGAATTACCATTTTCTCTTTTATTTTGATTTTCAAAAAGAAGGACTTATTGTAAGGCTCCACATTAAATGTATAAACAATATGTCATATCCTGCAGCCTTTTGACCGGTTTTCCCCTTGGATAATTTCTATAATAAATACCTTCTTTTCTATCTCTATTATGCCGCAACATGACAGCGGCCTGCTTTGAATACGGCCAGCCAAGTAATGTGCCAACCAACAAAATGCTTATATAGACTGTTCACTGAGGAATCCTGCCAAGTAATAAAAGAGAAAGTATACAACATATCACTGAAACAAAAGACAATGCCATAAGTCCCACTTTAGCATATGTATATAAGAAATAAAGCACTTTATTCATTTATATACTCCTTTTAGTATGATCCCGTGATACTTGTTTGTTTAACTTGATGATACACTCCTGATTTATAGTAATTAACGTACATATTCTTCATTAAAAAATTTATAGATATATCTCTATAAATTTAGTAGGAAATAATTGTAAATGTATTAATCCTCTTTTACATTTGTTTTATCCTCTAATTAATGCCCACCAACTTAATTAGATGCTCCTGATTCCCGGGGCATAGGCAATTATTGATCTGATCAGACAGTCTATAAAGCCTGTCAGTGAATGCTAAACTTTTTTTGAATACCCAAAAGCAAATTTGAAAGCACCAACTCAAATAGAGTTTATTCTACTCGTTTTGTTTGAATTGTGTGGTTG comes from Xanthocytophaga agilis and encodes:
- a CDS encoding tetratricopeptide repeat protein, encoding MGIFDFLKNRKDKPESNQLDLQLQVEIDSFENEIIATTARYISQPGVQVNIRARHTETNEVIPFAVGFPEQFNEWKTVKSLADRRGIIYRLLDSQIGNQLALWQVIERFNDDRYPQRALQIATEHKQEADEQDPNFWNALARTNFILTYYEEAERNCQKALGLDSTSIRSKRILADTLHVMGNHDKAHELYQEILAEKLPKDQPMSLPLQDLLGFDGDIVNSPIYAIGWLKSDKNVKPEVWDWAVEEFYYSPHFRTEHAFYLIQNNEVMKGFAKLLHVSKEMPWFKDAVVNSYHIIDQLGLSDKMEDERARLKGIMDKQNWK